The following proteins are encoded in a genomic region of Columba livia isolate bColLiv1 breed racing homer chromosome 17, bColLiv1.pat.W.v2, whole genome shotgun sequence:
- the RAB36 gene encoding ras-related protein Rab-36, translating to MKSNLMHLVPPVSRDRIISQFPKWYTPEACLQFKEHFHAQVRTACQWSTGTLGLKISKVVVVGDLYVGKTSLINRFCKDNFDRDYKATIGVDFEIERFEIIGVPYNLQIWDTAGQEKFKCIASAYYRGAEVIITVFDLADIRTLDHTKQWLEDALRENEPDSSFIFLVGTKKDLVSDAVCERTELDAIRFANEMQAEYWSVSAKTGENVKQFFSRVAALAFEQSMIKELENSAGHMAQIGTGNLIKLEKNTVEIPEGHTQISLGCC from the exons ATGAAGTCCAACCTAATGCATTTGGTTCCCCCAGTGAGTAGGGACAGAATAATCTCCCAGTTTCCTAAG TGGTACACACCTGAAGCCTGTCTGCAGTTCAAAGAGCACTTCCATGCACAGGTCAGGACTGCTTGTcaatggagcactggaacactTGG GCTGAAAATATCCAAAGTGGTTGTGGTAGGAGACCTGTATGTTGGGAAAACCAGCCTTATCAACAG ATTTTGTAAAGATAATTTTGATCGAGACTACAAGGCAACCATTGGAGTGGATTTTGAAATTGAACGTTTTGAAATAATTGGAGTACCATACAATCTCCAGAT ATGGGACACAGCAGGTCAGGAAAAGTTCAAGTGCATTGCATCTGCTTACTACCGAGGAGCAGAGG TTATAATAACTGTGTTTGATCTGGCTGATATCCGAACTTTGGATCACACCAA ACAGTGGCTAGAAGATGCATTGAGGGAGAACGAGCCAGATTCCAGCTTCATCTTTCTGGTTGGAACAAAAAAAGATTTGGTG TCAGATGCTGTGTGTGAAAGGACTGAGCTGGATGCCATCCGCTTTGCCAATGAGATGCAGGCAGAGTACTGGTCCGTTTCAGCCAAAACAG GTGAAAATGTCAAACAGTTCTTTTCCCGAGTTGCTGCCTTGGCCTTTGAACAGTCCATGATAAAAGAGCTGGAGAATTCTGCTGGTCACATGGCCCAAATTGGAACAGGAAACCTCATCa aactggaaaagaacACAGTGGAAATCCCAGAAGGCCACACTCAAATCAGCCTGGGTTGCTGCTAA